The stretch of DNA CCTGCTACAGGCACTCTCACAGGGATGGAAACAGACTCTTCCTAAAACACCCGCAAAGGGCGTTGCTTTCCTTACCAGTTCCAGAGCCTCTTTGTACCTTCCCTGGCCTATAAGGGCTACATACCCGTGAGCGTCAATATGCGCAGGGCAATTATATTTACATGGAGATGTTCCTTTCTTATCTATAGCTACTTTATTAGGTACCGCCTGGGCAAAGGGTTTGTATATAGCATGTCTTTTGCCTATGCCCATATCGAACTCGCTTTTGGCTTCAATTGGGCACTTTAGGGTACATTCACCGCAACCTGTACATTTTTCCTCATCTATAAACCTGGCCTTCTTTTTTATTACTGCAGTAAAGTCCGGTGCTTCTCCTTTTATTTCTAAAACTTCGCTCCATGTAAAGGTTTTAATCAAAGGATGGTTAAAACATGAGGTAACTTTAGGAGCAAGAATACATGCAGAACAATCATTGGTGGGAAAAGTCTTGTCAAGCTGTGCCATTCTTCCTCCAATGCTGGGTGTCTTCTCTACTATGAACACCGGAATTCCCATCTCCGCAAGGTCAAGCGAAGCCTGTATTCCTGCTATTCCTCCTCCTATTACAAGTACGGGTTTTTTCATAATATCCTCCCAACAATTTACAAGTCTCCCTGATCATTTAATTCTTTCTGAGCATTAACCTTTATTGTTAATTCCTTAACCTTCGATATCCGTTGCTTTCTTAACTCTATATCTATGTTCTCAATTTCCTTTAACATGCTTTCCGGGGCATAACCTTCTTCGACCGCCATTTGTCTTAAAACTCTTACTATATCTGCAAATCTCACGTCCTGGGGACAATGGGCGACGCAAATATGGCATTGGCTGCATTGCCATATTTCAGGGGAAGAGAGGACTTCCTCCTTCATTCCCAGCAAAATCATTCTCATAAAACGCCTGGGATTATATTCACTATATAAACTGCTTACCGGGCAACCCGCTGTACAGGTACCACATAAATAACAATTTTTTACCTTCTCTCCACCAGGCCTTGATGCCACCTCATTTTTAAATTCAGTATCAAGCAATGTACATGCCAGCATATTAATCACTCCGTTCAAAACGTTTCTTAAACATTTACAATGCAGGTCTTGGCAGGAAACCTGCCTTTTCTACAATTACAGGCACTATGTTTTCCCAGCCTACCGCCATAATGTGGATACCCTTTACCCCTTCTATCTTCCTTATTTCATTAATTAAATCCAGGGCAATCCTTACTCCCTCTTCCTCCTGGGATACTGCTTTTGCCATCCTTTCAACAAAAATGTCAGGCACATCCATTCCGGCAACCTTTTTTGTCATCTCAATTGATTTTAATGATTTATTAACCAGGATACCTGCCAAAATATAAGCTTTATTATGGAGGCCTGCTTTCCTTACTCTTTCCATCCACCCGGCAAACTTCTCTACATCGTATATAGCCTGGGTTTGAATGAACTGTGCCCCTGCTGCAATTTTTTTATGCAGCCTTATAAACTGGAGTTCTTCAGGATCCGCAAAAGGATTGGCGGTTGCACCTATAAAAAACTCAGCCGGTGTTTTAGTGCTCCTTCCGCACATAAAAACCTTTTCTTCCTTCATCATTCTTAAAGCATTTACCAGTTGAATTGAGTCAATGTCATAGACATTTTTTGATTGGGGATGATTACCGAAAGACTGGTGGTCCCCCGAGAGACATAAAACATTCCTAAGTCCAAGAGCATATGCGCCCAAAAGGTCACTCTGGATTGCAATCCTGTTCCTGTCACGGCATGTCATTTGGACTACAGCTTCTAATCCTTCCTGCTGTATCAAATAGGCCGCCGCAATACTGGACATTCTAACCATGGCTGTCTGGTTATCGGTGACATTTGCCGCATCAACCAGCCCTGCCATATCCCGGGCTTTCTTGCGTACAAAATCCGCATCTGCACTCATTGGAGGGCCTATTTCAGCAGTTACGGAAAAATGGCCTGCCTTCAATACTTTCTGCAAATTGCTCTTCATATTTTTATCATGTAGATTTATATTTTCATTATCTTTATTACTAGTTATATTTACATTATCTATATTACTTGACTTTGAGCTCAAAGCATAACCTCCTTTTTCTCCACTTTCCTGGGACCCCCATCCCTGCTGCTTCTCCAATCTTTAGGAGGAATTATCTCATATAAATTATCCAGTTTTCCAAGGACTTTAAGCCTGTCATATATCAATTGCCATCCACAGTCAATGTCAGGATTGATTTCGCATTTTCCTCTTGATGAACCTCCACAAGGCCCATTAAAATTGCTCTTTGAGCATCTCGTCACAGGGCAAATACCACCTGTCTTTTCCAGTATACAATCGCCACAACCCTGACACATCTCAGTCCAAACTCCTACATCTCTTGTAACTCCCATAAACTTGGTATTGACACCTGGAAGTACAGGCTTATTCTTAAATTTTTCCACCATAAACTGTACCCCAGCTCCACAACCTAAAGATAGGATTGCTTCGCAATCTTCCAGTTGAAAAGCAATATCTTCAAGAAATTCACTATCACATTGCCTTTTAGGTGTTACCACTTTTATTTCAATGTGCTTATTTTGCTCCATACTTTTAACTTTCAGCACAGAAGCCAACTTCAAGGCCTCCTTTTCCCCTCCTGCCATGCACACCGTAACACATGTGCCACAAGCAGCAATGGCAATTTTATTAAAACCTTCCAGGTACCTTATTATTTCTTCTATAGGTTTTTGTTCGGCAACTATCAAAGTAAAACCACCTTCTCTCCTATAACAAATTCCGTGTACAATGCTTTACTGTAAAGCCGCTTCTATGTTACCGTACTCTTTGTCCTGTCATCAATTAACAATCTTATATGCTCTTCTGCAACATAAGGCATGGCATGGGAAACTTGTATATAATCTATCCTGTTTTCATCAAGTCCTAAATCCCTTAAAAGTTTCCTTGCCCTATCTACGTGAAGTTTCGACCTTTTGTTACCCTCAAAATGTTTACAGGCCTTATCCATACAGGTCATAACCAGCACTTTTTCAAAGTCTTTAAGTGAATCGAGAAGCATCTCAGTAGCTATTTTCCCTCCACAGGAAACAGGTACAATTTCTATTTTCTCTTGGAGTTTTTCCATGCGATCCAATATTTTTTTGACAGCTATTTCTCCTGAATTTTCGCAGCAAATTATTTTTAAAGACTTCCGTATTACACAACCGTTGAAATTATCCGGATAGTCTGATTTTTTTGCGGTATCTAAAACATCTAAACTATTATCCTCTACAATGCTTATGGCATTAGCAGGGCAAACCGACTCACAAATTCCGCATCCGCAACATGCATTCTTTAAACTCTTCATTACCGAGTTTTCATAATCAGGATACATTGCCTGGTGGGGGCATGCCCTGTAACAGGTATAGCAGAAAGCACATTTTTCACTGTCTACCTGTGCATAATAAATGCTATATTGCGTAAGATTATGTTCTCTTTTCTTTATGTCTACATCTTTTTCTTTGGCTGTTTGTAAAAACGATAAATCTTCTTTAATTGATGATATTGTAAAATTAATACAATCTTCCAATTCTCCGTCTCCTCCGGGTAAGGATTTTGTGTTTATTAAATATACGCCCTTGCGGCTTGTCAAGGTAGGATACAGAAAACTGTTTCTTCCGTTTGCAAAACCCTCTTCGTTTAGTTTTAACCTTAACATTTTATATATATTTTTCAATCCTTCTCCGGGGATCAAAGACCCCACCCACACCAGTAAACTTGTTTCAATAGTAATACTCCCTATTTCATGGATTGCTTTTATATAAAAAAGATTTTTTTCAATATCATAGTTTATGGAAATATTATCATATTTAACAAATGTGACGCCTAAACTTCTCGCATCCAAGTAAAGCCTTTCAAGGCTGCCTTCTGCCGGGCCTGCTGTCCTAATAAACTTAAGCAGACAAAACACCTTTCTTTTTTTCTTTGCAAACTCAATGGCCTTGATCAATACGGCATGAGTGTTGTATGCCTCGGATTCTTCAGGGTAATCCAAAAGAAAAACAATTGGGGCGTTTTTGTTACTTACACTGCTTATATAACTTATATTATTTATGTCATCCCGGCCTTCCAATTGGTCCAGAGTTAATACAGGCAAATACTCTGTACCGGACTCTTCCGGCAACTCTTCAGGGAAAGCTGCAAAAACCGATTCCTCTGTAATAACAATATGAGTAGCGTTAATAGTGTTTCCTGTTTTCCCTCCTGTTATTATGGTGAAATTCCCTACTTCCCCTTCAGCCCTCTTTATATCATTAATGTCTTCAAGAATTACTGGACTTAGGCCTTCTCTATTCAATCTTTCAGATAGCAATTCATTAATTCTGTTTTTACCGATAATTACAACACCCATTTTAAACTCCACATCCCCCATGTCCAAATAACACTTCTTTATATCTTCCTATACCTGAATTCCCACTTCTCACACCTAACTCCTCACCTCTACCCTCTCACCTCTCACCTCTAACTTCTCGCCTCTAAAAGCCAACTCTTTTGCAACTGCCAGTGATTGGGCATAAACCTCTTCTATTCTTTTCGGACCGCCTGCACAGCCTGCAATATATATTCCCGTGGTTTCAGGCCTCACAACATATCTGAGAAATCCGTTTTCGTCCTGTTCCAGCCCACATATCTCTGCAATATGCCCGGCATCCTCTGCGGGATGTATTCCTTCAGAAAGAATAATAATATCATATTCTCTCTCAATCAGTTTAGAAAGTTTTGGATCTTCATAAACTATTTTTGCAGGTGTAATGCCCGGTATACCACTTTTTATCTTTATCGGCCTGCACCCTATAAACTCAATTTTTTCATTTTTCAGTGATTCAAAATAGCCTCTCCCCTCAACCCACTGCAGATCCATGTAAAAGAAAGTTATTTCCGCTTCAGGGTAATACTGTCTTATTACTTTAGCTGCCCTGGTCGAATATCCACAGCAAACACGTGAACAGTACATGGCTTTTTCCTTTATATCTCTTGAACCAAAACATTGAATAAAGGCGATACTTTCCGGTTTTCCTGACAATAATCCACTAAATAATTCTTTTTTACCTCTATGTGAAATAATTTTCTCAAGTTGATATCCACTGATTATATTACTGTTGGAATTAAACTCAAGATTTGACCAAGATATTGAAGAAAAATTGTCGAAACCTATTGCAACAACAATTTTATCCGTTCTCTCAAGAATTCTGGTATTGTCTTTTACTTTGACAATTACTTTATAGTCTCCCTTTTTACCATCTATATCAATCAATCGTGAGTGTGTTAATATTTCTATTTTTTCATTATTCTTTATATTATCCCATAAATTCTTTACAAGGCACAGTCCACAATTATTACACGTATCTGTTGCTTTACAACCATAGTTTTTAACTTTACCACCTATATCATCGGACTTTTCAATAATAGTAACTTCCATACCCCTGCTCGCAACTTCATTTGCTATCAAGCATCCTGCAAGTCCTCCACCTATTACTACTATTCGGGCCATTTTCTATCACCTGTTTCAGTTTCAATAAGTTTCCATAGCTATGGTATAAAATTAGAACTATACAAACAAAAATTTCTATATAAACAAAAATTCATTTTTAATTATTACACATAACAAAAACAAGGTATAGAAAAATGTTTGTTTTTTTTGTACTTTTTAGTTGATTTATTGTATCCTAAATAAACCTCATCTGTTGGTGCTCAACCTTATAAAACGCTGTTTCAATACTCTGATCGGATTTTACCAGACTTGACCTGATAACGCTTGTATTTGACACGAGCATTCTATGCACTAAGCTGTATACCACATCAAACTGAGCGTAGATATTAACTTCCTGCAGTCCCGTCAAACATATCATTTGGGTTTTTGTAGCCTTTGCAAGTTCAAAAATATAGTTGAGCAGATGTCCTGCATTTGCCTGTCCGAAAGGATTGTCTATCCATATAACTTTTGAAGAACCGTGCCAATTTGTCTTTTTATACCGCAGATAAGAAATTATTGATATAAACATGGCAAAAAAGCCTGCTAGTTTTTCTCCGCCCGACCAGTTAATAACCGTCTCCCATGGTATATGCCGCGATAATTCAATATTTGATTCGGGTTTATATACTTTTATGACAATTTCATTTAAATTGACTACAGCATCAAAGAGGCGGACCGGAGACATCATCCTGGCTATTTCTTCGTCAATTTTTGCAGGGTCATACGTTCTATTCTCCTTCATTTTCTCAATTTCAGATATACAATTATCAATATATTGAGACATAGCTGCTTTGCCGGTTTCAGGATTAAGAGTTGGCATTTGTATCTCTACCGTCTTAACATTTACATTTCCTATTCTTATTTTAGAAAATCCATCCACCATTTTTAATTCATCATATACCGATTCAGCCCGCCTATAACTTCTTTCAACAATTTCATCTTTATTTTTTAAGCATTCTGCAAGTTGAAGTTCAGTGGCCCTTTTCATATTTTCAACAGTAAGTGATATTCCTTCATATATTTCTTTTATATATTCATAATTAAATATGTTTTCACTCATAATATTGGAAAGTATCCTCTTTATAACTTCATTATCTTCCCATTCCCTATCGCTGTAAAGCTGTTCGTAATTCTCCATTACCACATTTCTCGCAGTATTTAACTTTTCAACACTGGCATTATATTTTCTGTATTCTCTATTCTTAAGAACAGCAATCTCCTCGACTGACATTTTCATGATGTCCCATATGGATGTACCATCTTCTAAATTGCCATACTCATTAAAATCAACTTTTTGTCTTCCTTCCTCTCCCATAGCGCTTGCATCAATAATTGCACTCAGTGATATAAGAGTTTCCTCAATTTTCCCCTTTCTTACTTTCAGCGCAGCAAGTTTTGCTTCATTTTTTTTACATTTGCGTTCAAAATCATTTATCTGCTCGTTATACACTTCAATATCTATAACACTAATATCATCAAATTCACAAGGAGGCTTTCTATACATACTGAATATACTTTTTGCCATATGCTGAGTACTCCCTGTTAATTTGTCTCTTTCACTAACCAGCTTACTTTCTTTTGTCTTTAAAACACCAATTTCTTCTCTTAACTGTTTTAACTGTTTTTCATTCTCCTGTATTTCATCATAAGATATTCTTTCGGTTGCTGTTGTTTCCAGATCTCTTTCATCAAAACCATTTCTATGAATATTATTAATACAGCTGTCTATGTTTTTTTCTATCATGCTAATACTTTCTTTTATTAATTGCACCTGCTCTCCGGAAATTTTTCTTTCCAAACCCTTAATTCTGGCTTCAATTTCATCGGCTGTACCTTCAACTTTTATACTCATTTTGTCAATCCGCAAAAATGTTTTTACTTCACTTAATCTTATGCGATTTTTCTTCCTGTTTTCTTCATTCATCTTAATCTGTTCTTTTATTACAGAAATATCCTCTTTCAGCTTCTCCATTTTGTTTTCCAGCTCAAGCTTCTTATTTTCAATTAGCTTCTCTTGCCCTCTTAATTCTTCCATATTCATCTTGTGCTCTTTATCCAGTAAATTTAATTCAATATATCTGGTTAACCTTTCTATATAACTTTTGTTTTCTTCTATCTCTTTATCTTTCTGCTCAATATTTTCATTAACTAACTTTAAGTCAATTTCAATTCTATTATTTTGAGCTGCTAATTTTATAAGTTTTTCATTATGTGAATTAATATCCTTGTTCAATTGTTCAAGAGACTCGGATAGTTCTTTTATATATGATTGAGGATACTGTGTTATAAATTCCTCTATCCTGACAATTAATTTATTAATCCGTTCTTCATCTTCTTTATACTTAGAAATATTTAATTCTGTTGCTTGAAGATTGTCGTCAATACTTATCACATATTCATCAAAAACCTTTTCATTTACTGCTAATTCACTGTTTTTTGTGCGAACTACATAAATATCTAACAGGCCTATGGGATCAATCCCTTCAACCTGCTTAGTTTCTGTACTCTCACTCTCCATCTTTATCCCTTTGCTGCTGTTTACTATAAGGACTACAGGGTACTCCTCTACCAATTCCAAAATTTTTCCGGAAAGTGTCTTTACTCGATCCATTTCACTTTGTTCTACCACAATAGAATACTGAACCAGGGGATTTAAACTAATAAGCTTCTTCCTTTTCTCTTCCGGATGATATTTAAGCCACAATGTTCCAGGCAAACAATTTACATCATTTTCCACCAGAAAATCATATACCTTCTTAATTTCATAATCAGGTATATAATAATCACAATCTTCCAGCAGTAACTTCTTCTTTTTTATATCATGGTATCTGTTAATCTCCCTGGTTAGAGAATTTGATGTGGTATTTCTTTTATTTTTCAGTTTTTCCCTGAAACTATCTTCGTAAATATTTCCTTCTACTTCGTACACCAGGGCCTGCCTCTTCAAATCAGCCAATTTATTATTATATGATTCAATGCTGTTTTCAAAGTTCTTCTTCTTTTCTTCAAGCCTTGCAAGGTGTTCCCTTATATTAGACTCTCTTATTTTATTGTCTTCCAAAGCATTTTGAAGTTTAGTTCTTTCTTCTAACGCCTGATTTTTCTCCCCAAGTAAGATTTCCTCTCGTTCTTTCATCTTTTTTAAAAATTCTTCAGGCTCGAACATAATAGCTGCGTCTTTACTCAAGAAATACTGTGTAATCTGCTTTATTTCTTTTTGTACCTTTTTTATTTCGGATTCCAGCACCGCTATTTCCGCTTTAATTCTATCTCTTTCGGTATTGGTTTTTGCAATGTTATTATTTATTTGTAAAACTTCATTTTCTAAGGTTTCTTTTTTAACTAATAAATTTTTATAGGTTTCATCAAGATTGTTTCCTTTTTCTTCTAACAAACCCTTCAGATAAAGAAGACAATTCTGGTATTCCTCTTCCAGTTCACTCCTCTCCTTTATAATGGTTTGAAGCATGGTTTTTTTCTCAATAAGTTGTTTCCTTTGCTCAATAAGATCAATATAGTAGTTTGCTGAATAAAGGTACCTGATTTTGTTTTCAAAATCCTGTGCTTTGCTATCTTTCGTTCTAAGACAATTCCTTATTTCTTCTAAATCTTCCTCAATTAAATGTATCTGTTTAATTTCTTTGCGATACTCAAGACTATCTTTTCTGTATTTAGCCTCCTCAATTTGGGATTTTATCTTAAGAATTTCTTCTTCTATTCTTTCAATATCACTTTTAAGTCTCTTTATCACCATAGTAAGCAGATTTTCAAGAACACAAAGATTACGATAGCATGAAAAATTCTCTTCTACCTTTTTTGTATAATTGTCAACTTTAATAAGCAGTTCTTTGAATTTTTCGAGAAAACTATCGTAAACCTTTATTCTATGCTGATAAATGGGTATATTTTTTATATTTTCTAAGTGTTTTTTAAAAGTTTTTGCCAGTATACCTTCTTCATCCCCCTCCATAGGAGGCATAGCCGGTATTATTAGCTTCTCAACTACATGCCTTGATTTACGCGCACTTTCAAAAAACTTTTCGATACCACCTTCTGTTTGGTTAATTATTCTTATGGCTTCAAACTCTTCTTCAAAAAGATTATAGGTTTCCAGTTTCTGTCGGTAATCCTTAAGCCTGTCCCTTGAATAAACATTTATTCTGTATGCTGAAGAAGATGAAAGCTCGCGTAATAACTTGTAGAACTCTGAAAAACCTATCACTTGCTTACTACTATCCACCACTGGCATGTTTTTTATATCATACTTATTAGGTGCAGTATAAGAATGAATATAGGTAAAATATCTCAAGTCCTCACTACCTTTTGCAAAGCATACTCCAGTCAAAAGGTACTCGGTGCCTGCTGTAAGTCCATCTAAAATCCATTCTGTCATTATATGTGTAGTACCCGAATCCAGTTTAAAGTAATCGGCAAACCGGCGGCTTCCAAGCTGGCTATTCGGTTTTAAAACCTGGAGGGCAAGCTGAAGTATTAATGTTTTTCCGCCGCCATTTTCTAAGTTTAGTAGGGTATTCTTACCATCAAACTCAAACAATTCATTCGCAATATACTTTTTGTCATCATCATATTTAAAATTCACTACCCTAAATCGATTAACCTTTGGCATTGTATCAAACCCTTTCTAAAAAATATGGGAAATTTCAGTACAAATCATGTTGGTCATATTCCATATTATTCGACATTATTCGGGTGGTGCCAGGCACCCTCAATAAACGACAATATCTCCTTTTTACGAGTGTTTTCGGGATAATATCCCATTATCAGGGCGTCCATCTTACTTGTTGTAAATATCTCGTTTTCATTGTCTATATTCACCAACCCTTGTTCTCTCAAAAACCTTATTGTTTTAAAAATATAGCTAATCCTTGTCCCCGTAGACAAACTGTACTGAACAATTTTTTCATCATAAGCAGGAAGGTTTAGCCAGAATCTCGCTGCAGAAGAAAAATTATAACTTAATTCTCTATCAACTTTCTCCCTTTCTTCTTCTTCCAATTGAGAAATGTTTTCCATCTTTTGTGTGATATAGTTTTCAAGTTCTTCAACTTTCAACATAGTTCTGCATTTATTATTATAGTTTTCGCCGTTATAAAATTTTATTATTATAGCTAGAATTATAATATAAACGACATATAATTCAGTGTTGTTGGAAATCCTCAAAGCATTTCTCAGTTCTTCATTAGTAAAACCTAAAAG from Bacillota bacterium encodes:
- a CDS encoding 4Fe-4S dicluster domain-containing protein, with translation MLACTLLDTEFKNEVASRPGGEKVKNCYLCGTCTAGCPVSSLYSEYNPRRFMRMILLGMKEEVLSSPEIWQCSQCHICVAHCPQDVRFADIVRVLRQMAVEEGYAPESMLKEIENIDIELRKQRISKVKELTIKVNAQKELNDQGDL
- a CDS encoding methylenetetrahydrofolate reductase, encoding MKSNLQKVLKAGHFSVTAEIGPPMSADADFVRKKARDMAGLVDAANVTDNQTAMVRMSSIAAAYLIQQEGLEAVVQMTCRDRNRIAIQSDLLGAYALGLRNVLCLSGDHQSFGNHPQSKNVYDIDSIQLVNALRMMKEEKVFMCGRSTKTPAEFFIGATANPFADPEELQFIRLHKKIAAGAQFIQTQAIYDVEKFAGWMERVRKAGLHNKAYILAGILVNKSLKSIEMTKKVAGMDVPDIFVERMAKAVSQEEEGVRIALDLINEIRKIEGVKGIHIMAVGWENIVPVIVEKAGFLPRPAL
- a CDS encoding methylenetetrahydrofolate reductase C-terminal domain-containing protein; this translates as MIVAEQKPIEEIIRYLEGFNKIAIAACGTCVTVCMAGGEKEALKLASVLKVKSMEQNKHIEIKVVTPKRQCDSEFLEDIAFQLEDCEAILSLGCGAGVQFMVEKFKNKPVLPGVNTKFMGVTRDVGVWTEMCQGCGDCILEKTGGICPVTRCSKSNFNGPCGGSSRGKCEINPDIDCGWQLIYDRLKVLGKLDNLYEIIPPKDWRSSRDGGPRKVEKKEVML
- a CDS encoding hydrogenase iron-sulfur subunit — its product is MGVVIIGKNRINELLSERLNREGLSPVILEDINDIKRAEGEVGNFTIITGGKTGNTINATHIVITEESVFAAFPEELPEESGTEYLPVLTLDQLEGRDDINNISYISSVSNKNAPIVFLLDYPEESEAYNTHAVLIKAIEFAKKKRKVFCLLKFIRTAGPAEGSLERLYLDARSLGVTFVKYDNISINYDIEKNLFYIKAIHEIGSITIETSLLVWVGSLIPGEGLKNIYKMLRLKLNEEGFANGRNSFLYPTLTSRKGVYLINTKSLPGGDGELEDCINFTISSIKEDLSFLQTAKEKDVDIKKREHNLTQYSIYYAQVDSEKCAFCYTCYRACPHQAMYPDYENSVMKSLKNACCGCGICESVCPANAISIVEDNSLDVLDTAKKSDYPDNFNGCVIRKSLKIICCENSGEIAVKKILDRMEKLQEKIEIVPVSCGGKIATEMLLDSLKDFEKVLVMTCMDKACKHFEGNKRSKLHVDRARKLLRDLGLDENRIDYIQVSHAMPYVAEEHIRLLIDDRTKSTVT
- a CDS encoding CoB--CoM heterodisulfide reductase iron-sulfur subunit A family protein, with the translated sequence MARIVVIGGGLAGCLIANEVASRGMEVTIIEKSDDIGGKVKNYGCKATDTCNNCGLCLVKNLWDNIKNNEKIEILTHSRLIDIDGKKGDYKVIVKVKDNTRILERTDKIVVAIGFDNFSSISWSNLEFNSNSNIISGYQLEKIISHRGKKELFSGLLSGKPESIAFIQCFGSRDIKEKAMYCSRVCCGYSTRAAKVIRQYYPEAEITFFYMDLQWVEGRGYFESLKNEKIEFIGCRPIKIKSGIPGITPAKIVYEDPKLSKLIEREYDIIILSEGIHPAEDAGHIAEICGLEQDENGFLRYVVRPETTGIYIAGCAGGPKRIEEVYAQSLAVAKELAFRGEKLEVRGERVEVRS
- a CDS encoding chromosome partitioning protein ParA; translation: MPKVNRFRVVNFKYDDDKKYIANELFEFDGKNTLLNLENGGGKTLILQLALQVLKPNSQLGSRRFADYFKLDSGTTHIMTEWILDGLTAGTEYLLTGVCFAKGSEDLRYFTYIHSYTAPNKYDIKNMPVVDSSKQVIGFSEFYKLLRELSSSSAYRINVYSRDRLKDYRQKLETYNLFEEEFEAIRIINQTEGGIEKFFESARKSRHVVEKLIIPAMPPMEGDEEGILAKTFKKHLENIKNIPIYQHRIKVYDSFLEKFKELLIKVDNYTKKVEENFSCYRNLCVLENLLTMVIKRLKSDIERIEEEILKIKSQIEEAKYRKDSLEYRKEIKQIHLIEEDLEEIRNCLRTKDSKAQDFENKIRYLYSANYYIDLIEQRKQLIEKKTMLQTIIKERSELEEEYQNCLLYLKGLLEEKGNNLDETYKNLLVKKETLENEVLQINNNIAKTNTERDRIKAEIAVLESEIKKVQKEIKQITQYFLSKDAAIMFEPEEFLKKMKEREEILLGEKNQALEERTKLQNALEDNKIRESNIREHLARLEEKKKNFENSIESYNNKLADLKRQALVYEVEGNIYEDSFREKLKNKRNTTSNSLTREINRYHDIKKKKLLLEDCDYYIPDYEIKKVYDFLVENDVNCLPGTLWLKYHPEEKRKKLISLNPLVQYSIVVEQSEMDRVKTLSGKILELVEEYPVVLIVNSSKGIKMESESTETKQVEGIDPIGLLDIYVVRTKNSELAVNEKVFDEYVISIDDNLQATELNISKYKEDEERINKLIVRIEEFITQYPQSYIKELSESLEQLNKDINSHNEKLIKLAAQNNRIEIDLKLVNENIEQKDKEIEENKSYIERLTRYIELNLLDKEHKMNMEELRGQEKLIENKKLELENKMEKLKEDISVIKEQIKMNEENRKKNRIRLSEVKTFLRIDKMSIKVEGTADEIEARIKGLERKISGEQVQLIKESISMIEKNIDSCINNIHRNGFDERDLETTATERISYDEIQENEKQLKQLREEIGVLKTKESKLVSERDKLTGSTQHMAKSIFSMYRKPPCEFDDISVIDIEVYNEQINDFERKCKKNEAKLAALKVRKGKIEETLISLSAIIDASAMGEEGRQKVDFNEYGNLEDGTSIWDIMKMSVEEIAVLKNREYRKYNASVEKLNTARNVVMENYEQLYSDREWEDNEVIKRILSNIMSENIFNYEYIKEIYEGISLTVENMKRATELQLAECLKNKDEIVERSYRRAESVYDELKMVDGFSKIRIGNVNVKTVEIQMPTLNPETGKAAMSQYIDNCISEIEKMKENRTYDPAKIDEEIARMMSPVRLFDAVVNLNEIVIKVYKPESNIELSRHIPWETVINWSGGEKLAGFFAMFISIISYLRYKKTNWHGSSKVIWIDNPFGQANAGHLLNYIFELAKATKTQMICLTGLQEVNIYAQFDVVYSLVHRMLVSNTSVIRSSLVKSDQSIETAFYKVEHQQMRFI